A single region of the Pseudanabaena sp. FACHB-2040 genome encodes:
- a CDS encoding prolyl oligopeptidase family serine peptidase: protein MASSSFAYPDSHQADQVDTYHGLEVPDPYRWLENPQSDEAQQWIEAQNRVTFSFLEGLKGRDRINQRLTQLWNYERYSIPFKEGGQYFYFKNDGLQNQSVLYTQPSLEAEARVLLDPNSLSEDGTVALGGLAVSEDGKHLAYGLSTAGSDWVEWRVRSIDSGVDLTDHLKWVKFSGVSWSHDHQGFFYSRYDEPDETTKLESVNYYQKLFYHRLGTAQAEDVLIYERPDEKEWGFDGGVTEDGRYLIISIWRGTDPRNLLFYKDLSSPNNPVIELIWKFEAEFSFVDNEGSLFWFRTDLEAPKGRLIAIDITQPERENWREIIPETDETMQEVGILNHQFVVDYLKDAYTTIRIFDLQGQLIRDVELPGIGSAGGFDGRREDTETFYSFTSFTVPNTIYRYDMTTGESTLFRQPQVDFNPDDYTTSQVFYTSKDGTRVPMFITHKQGIELDGSNPTLLYGYGGFSISLTPAFSVSNLVWMEMGGIYAMPNLRGGGEYGEDWHLAGTKLNKQNVFDDFIAAAEWLVENQYTSPQKLAIAGGSNGGLLVGACMTQRPDLFAAALPAVGVMDMLRFNQFTIGWGWESDYGSPQDPEEFKALYAYSPLHNLKPGTAYPATLITTADHDDRVVPAHSFKFAAALQAAHQGDAPVLIRIETKAGHGAGKPTSKMIEEVADKWAFLEAVLEM from the coding sequence ATGGCTTCTAGTTCTTTTGCCTATCCCGACAGCCACCAGGCCGATCAGGTCGATACCTACCACGGTCTGGAAGTGCCCGATCCCTACCGCTGGCTGGAAAATCCCCAGTCTGACGAAGCCCAGCAGTGGATCGAGGCCCAAAATCGGGTCACCTTTAGCTTTCTAGAGGGATTGAAGGGGCGCGATCGCATCAACCAGCGCCTCACTCAGCTCTGGAACTACGAGCGCTACAGCATTCCCTTTAAGGAAGGCGGGCAGTACTTCTACTTTAAGAATGACGGATTGCAAAACCAGAGCGTCCTCTATACCCAGCCCAGCCTAGAAGCCGAGGCTCGCGTGCTGCTCGACCCCAACTCCCTCTCTGAAGACGGCACTGTGGCCCTCGGCGGCCTGGCCGTGAGTGAAGACGGCAAGCACCTGGCCTATGGCCTCTCTACCGCTGGCTCAGACTGGGTAGAGTGGCGAGTTCGCAGCATCGATTCTGGCGTCGATCTAACCGACCATCTCAAGTGGGTCAAATTCTCGGGCGTCTCTTGGTCCCACGACCACCAGGGCTTTTTCTACAGCCGCTACGACGAACCCGACGAGACTACCAAGCTAGAGTCAGTTAACTATTATCAAAAGCTCTTTTACCATCGACTCGGCACCGCGCAGGCCGAAGACGTGCTGATCTACGAGCGGCCCGACGAAAAGGAGTGGGGCTTTGACGGCGGCGTTACTGAAGATGGCCGCTATCTAATCATCTCCATCTGGCGCGGCACTGACCCTCGCAATTTGTTGTTTTATAAAGACTTGAGCAGCCCCAACAATCCAGTAATCGAGCTGATTTGGAAGTTTGAAGCCGAATTTAGCTTTGTCGACAATGAAGGCTCCCTCTTCTGGTTCCGCACGGATCTAGAGGCTCCTAAAGGACGGCTGATCGCCATCGACATCACCCAGCCAGAGCGGGAGAACTGGCGCGAAATCATCCCCGAAACGGACGAGACAATGCAGGAGGTCGGCATTCTCAACCATCAGTTTGTGGTGGACTATCTAAAAGACGCTTACACGACTATCCGCATTTTTGATCTGCAGGGCCAGCTTATCCGCGATGTAGAGCTGCCGGGCATTGGCTCCGCCGGAGGCTTTGATGGCAGGCGGGAAGATACCGAAACCTTTTACAGCTTCACCAGCTTCACCGTCCCTAACACGATCTACCGCTACGACATGACCACTGGGGAGAGCACTCTCTTCCGCCAGCCCCAGGTTGACTTCAACCCCGACGACTACACTACCTCTCAAGTTTTTTACACCAGCAAAGATGGCACCCGTGTGCCCATGTTCATCACCCACAAACAGGGGATTGAGCTAGACGGCAGCAACCCAACGCTGCTCTACGGCTACGGCGGCTTCAGCATTTCTCTGACCCCGGCCTTCTCGGTTAGCAATCTGGTGTGGATGGAGATGGGCGGCATCTATGCCATGCCCAACCTGCGCGGCGGCGGCGAGTACGGCGAAGACTGGCACTTGGCTGGCACCAAGCTCAATAAGCAAAACGTCTTCGATGACTTCATTGCCGCTGCCGAGTGGCTGGTCGAAAACCAGTACACCTCGCCCCAAAAGCTGGCCATTGCGGGCGGCAGCAACGGCGGCCTACTAGTGGGAGCCTGCATGACTCAGCGACCTGACCTCTTTGCTGCTGCCCTTCCTGCCGTTGGCGTGATGGACATGCTGCGGTTTAACCAGTTCACCATTGGCTGGGGCTGGGAGTCTGACTACGGCTCGCCCCAAGATCCAGAGGAGTTCAAGGCTCTCTATGCCTACTCACCTCTGCACAACCTCAAGCCTGGAACGGCTTACCCAGCTACGCTGATCACAACTGCCGACCACGATGATCGAGTCGTGCCAGCGCACAGCTTCAAATTTGCGGCAGCGCTGCAGGCAGCCCATCAGGGAGACGCCCCAGTGCTGATCCGTATTGAGACGAAGGCAGGCCACGGTGCAGGCAAGCCCACCTCGAAGATGATTGAGGAAGTGGCGGATAAGTGGGCGTTTTTGGAAGCAGTTTTGGAGATGTAG
- a CDS encoding fasciclin domain-containing protein, which yields MRISLLAQISKHVAVLAGLLGAGALIGMPAIAQELAETQRSGSTTTLAQLPGATPSGTQTPGTVQTPADGTPIPGTPGAEDDLTDTQTPGNQAPEIRTPGLETPGVQTPVSPAPGTQTPGSTLQTPGNIIQAPGTQTPGTTQPPGNRVPSGVIQTPGTTNQTPGTQTPGTTNQAPGRVPGGAIQTPGTTNQTPGTQTPGTTNQAPGRVPGGAIQTPGTTNQTPGTQTPGTTNQAPGRVPGGAIQTPGTTNQTPGTQTPGTTNQTPGTQTPGTTNQTPGTQTPGTTNRTPSNQTPGSTLQTPGNIIQTPGTQTPGTTNQTPRPSQTPGTQTPGTRTPGTQTPGTQAPGTQTPGVQTPGTQAPGTQAPGAQTPSAPGQATTADSNLVDLASGNQNFTILAQAIRAAGLQETLSGEGPYTVFAPTNEAFANLPEGALEYLLQPNNRNLLRQVLTYHVAPEEIRSGDIVTGGVTTLGGGLSVRTGGDRVVVNNASVVQADIEASNGVIHAVNRVLLPRGLQDALADQLGVDSIY from the coding sequence ATGCGTATTTCTCTTCTTGCCCAAATTTCTAAACATGTTGCGGTTTTAGCCGGTTTGCTTGGAGCCGGTGCTCTAATCGGTATGCCTGCGATCGCACAAGAACTCGCCGAGACTCAGCGGTCGGGTTCTACCACTACTTTGGCGCAGTTACCCGGCGCGACCCCTTCCGGAACTCAGACTCCCGGTACGGTTCAAACGCCTGCTGATGGCACTCCCATTCCCGGCACGCCTGGTGCAGAAGATGACCTCACTGATACTCAAACGCCTGGCAACCAGGCTCCTGAAATTCGGACTCCTGGTCTAGAAACTCCCGGTGTGCAGACTCCCGTTTCCCCTGCTCCCGGCACCCAAACTCCCGGCAGCACGCTGCAAACTCCGGGTAACATCATTCAAGCTCCTGGCACTCAGACTCCTGGAACCACTCAGCCCCCCGGCAATCGGGTTCCCAGCGGCGTAATACAAACTCCAGGTACCACCAACCAGACCCCTGGCACTCAGACTCCAGGCACCACCAACCAAGCTCCAGGTCGGGTTCCCGGCGGCGCGATACAAACTCCGGGTACCACCAACCAAACCCCTGGAACTCAAACTCCAGGCACCACTAACCAAGCTCCAGGTCGGGTTCCCGGCGGCGCGATACAAACTCCGGGTACCACCAACCAAACCCCTGGAACTCAAACTCCAGGCACCACTAACCAAGCTCCAGGTCGGGTTCCCGGCGGCGCGATACAAACTCCGGGTACCACCAACCAAACTCCGGGTACTCAGACTCCGGGTACTACTAACCAAACCCCTGGAACTCAGACTCCAGGCACCACTAACCAAACCCCTGGTACTCAAACTCCAGGTACCACCAACCGAACCCCTAGCAATCAAACTCCAGGCAGCACGCTGCAAACTCCAGGTAACATCATTCAAACTCCGGGTACTCAAACTCCAGGCACCACCAATCAAACCCCTAGACCTAGCCAGACTCCCGGCACTCAAACCCCTGGAACTCGCACTCCTGGAACTCAAACCCCTGGCACCCAAGCTCCCGGCACTCAAACGCCTGGAGTTCAAACGCCCGGTACCCAGGCTCCTGGCACCCAAGCTCCTGGCGCTCAAACGCCTAGTGCTCCAGGGCAAGCTACTACTGCCGATAGCAACCTAGTAGACCTGGCCAGCGGCAACCAAAACTTCACAATCCTAGCTCAGGCAATTCGGGCAGCCGGTCTGCAAGAGACCTTAAGTGGTGAAGGTCCTTACACCGTCTTTGCTCCAACCAACGAGGCCTTTGCTAACCTGCCTGAAGGCGCACTAGAGTATCTGCTGCAGCCTAACAACCGGAACTTACTGCGGCAGGTGCTGACCTATCACGTCGCCCCTGAAGAAATCCGCAGTGGCGATATCGTCACAGGCGGCGTCACAACTCTAGGCGGTGGCCTATCTGTTAGAACTGGGGGCGACCGAGTTGTTGTTAACAACGCTAGCGTCGTTCAGGCCGACATCGAGGCCAGCAATGGCGTAATCCACGCAGTGAACCGGGTGCTGCTGCCCCGCGGCCTGCAAGATGCGTTAGCCGACCAGTTGGGCGTTGACTCCATCTACTAA
- the lepB gene encoding signal peptidase I — translation MAASRLKVYTSAPAYRSPWAAVNLSVVMPGAGQIYGGAVIKGVVIAIAFFLLLGFSIWSIFAGNGNTLTGLWLLLPIAGIYLGSLIDAYRTITSDPVRLTLGPEAPKDPWYAVFLSQILPGLGHLYRQQAIIGGLFLIIGTYTAFQANFQPRLLLLPPLIWAAACAHIYWHMVPRQARDWSLLALILAGLVAGRLLIGFTPPLIGHYLEQCIVPSDSMQPTLQVRDRLFVREDPSYQPQPFDIVVFRVTQAAVERLLVQPDSLMVKRVVGLPGQQVEVRNGQAWVNGQALIEPYLELPISYRWGPQSVPAEHLFVLGDNRNFSGDSHIWGFLPTENVLGKAYKIYWPPGRIQPLP, via the coding sequence ATGGCTGCTTCCCGACTAAAGGTGTACACCAGTGCCCCTGCCTACAGGTCTCCCTGGGCCGCTGTGAACCTATCGGTAGTCATGCCGGGAGCGGGTCAGATATATGGTGGGGCGGTCATTAAAGGGGTGGTCATTGCGATCGCATTTTTCCTCCTCCTAGGGTTCTCAATTTGGTCAATCTTTGCAGGCAACGGTAATACTCTGACTGGCCTCTGGCTGCTGCTGCCCATTGCCGGAATTTACCTCGGCAGCCTGATAGATGCCTATCGAACCATCACCTCAGACCCAGTCCGGCTAACCCTCGGCCCCGAAGCTCCTAAAGACCCTTGGTATGCCGTTTTTCTCAGCCAAATTTTGCCGGGGCTAGGCCACCTTTACCGGCAGCAAGCGATCATTGGCGGGCTCTTTCTAATCATCGGCACATACACAGCTTTTCAGGCCAACTTTCAGCCCCGTCTGCTGCTTCTGCCGCCCCTGATCTGGGCCGCTGCCTGTGCCCACATCTACTGGCACATGGTGCCTCGGCAAGCTCGCGACTGGAGCCTGCTCGCCCTCATTCTGGCCGGGCTGGTGGCCGGAAGACTGCTAATTGGCTTCACGCCCCCCCTGATCGGCCACTATTTAGAACAGTGCATCGTGCCCAGCGATTCAATGCAGCCAACGCTTCAGGTCAGAGATCGGCTGTTTGTCCGAGAAGATCCCAGTTACCAGCCCCAACCCTTCGATATTGTCGTGTTTCGCGTAACTCAAGCAGCAGTAGAAAGGCTCCTAGTGCAGCCAGACAGCCTTATGGTCAAACGAGTGGTGGGGCTGCCCGGCCAGCAGGTCGAAGTGCGAAACGGCCAAGCCTGGGTCAATGGACAGGCGCTTATAGAACCTTACCTAGAACTTCCCATTAGCTACCGTTGGGGGCCGCAGAGCGTTCCAGCAGAGCACCTGTTCGTACTCGGAGACAACCGCAACTTCAGCGGCGACTCTCACATTTGGGGCTTCTTGCCCACAGAGAATGTGCTGGGCAAGGCTTACAAGATTTACTGGCCGCCTGGTCGGATTCAGCCATTGCCGTAA
- a CDS encoding cation:proton antiporter translates to MVAETAFMIDLTKALGTSVLGGYIASRLKQPALLGYLISGLIVGPFGVGFLTDVEQVQAFAQVGVAFLLFALGVEFSLTELKRVRNIAIKGGLLQMGLTTLLVAGITLLMGWAASPLQGVFLGLVLSLSSTAVVLKTLTERGETSTVHGQVMLAILIAQDLALGLILAFLPVLTQPENFWLTLGLAVAKITLFIAGAIALGRWIVPRFMQIVAATESNELFLLAIVVLCLTVAWVTDELGLSIEMGAFVAGLMISEVEYSEQALGKILPLRDTFACLFFVSIGMLIDPELLAEDLGIILGVVLLVMVGKAVIILPVVLQSGYSLKTAVFASFGLNQIGEFSFVLAMIGYDMGLIGEQARAVLLGTTVVTLVLTPLWMSLAPGVADALTAMPGVGQYLKRFEGPQQLSVPDGIRDHVIVAGYGRVGRVLVNLLLKRGYSVLVVDNSEASLQELRQHKIPFVFGDADSELVLEKTHLETAKALAIALPDPLSTRLLLQHALTCVPGLDVIARAHSNKEVDELTQIGAKEVVQPELEAALELSAHLLTTLGEPPQQIRSTIEWIRNDRYRTIRSDQDFGAAASVESSPEPPSNVAVPSETLVEQALIEAAPITAVTDTLPEILVEQMVTAALESMASTPLSPTNSGVEETHSEITGETTAV, encoded by the coding sequence ATGGTAGCTGAAACCGCATTCATGATCGATTTGACCAAGGCACTGGGTACCTCTGTCTTGGGGGGCTATATAGCCAGTCGGCTTAAGCAACCGGCTCTGCTGGGCTATCTCATTAGCGGCCTGATTGTCGGGCCTTTTGGGGTTGGCTTTCTAACGGATGTCGAGCAGGTGCAGGCGTTTGCCCAGGTGGGCGTGGCCTTTTTGCTATTTGCTCTGGGCGTAGAGTTTTCTCTAACAGAACTGAAGCGGGTGCGCAACATTGCCATCAAGGGCGGCCTGCTGCAGATGGGGTTGACGACCCTGCTGGTTGCGGGCATTACGCTGCTTATGGGTTGGGCGGCATCGCCGCTGCAGGGGGTCTTTTTGGGGCTGGTGCTGTCTCTGTCTTCGACGGCGGTGGTGCTCAAGACTTTGACTGAGCGAGGGGAAACCAGCACCGTCCATGGTCAGGTGATGCTGGCTATTTTGATTGCTCAAGATCTGGCTCTGGGGCTGATCTTGGCCTTTTTGCCGGTGCTGACCCAGCCTGAGAATTTCTGGCTGACTTTGGGGTTGGCAGTTGCCAAGATCACGCTGTTTATTGCGGGTGCGATCGCATTAGGTCGCTGGATTGTGCCCCGCTTTATGCAGATTGTGGCTGCCACCGAGAGCAATGAGCTGTTTCTGCTGGCGATTGTCGTGCTTTGCCTAACGGTGGCCTGGGTCACCGATGAACTGGGGCTATCCATTGAAATGGGGGCCTTTGTCGCCGGACTGATGATCTCCGAGGTGGAGTATTCCGAGCAGGCGCTGGGCAAAATTTTGCCCTTGCGAGATACGTTTGCCTGCCTATTTTTTGTCTCCATCGGTATGCTGATCGACCCGGAACTGCTGGCCGAAGATCTGGGCATCATTTTGGGGGTGGTGTTGCTGGTGATGGTGGGCAAAGCGGTGATCATTTTGCCTGTGGTGCTGCAGTCAGGCTATTCGCTTAAAACGGCGGTTTTTGCCAGCTTTGGCCTTAACCAGATTGGGGAGTTTTCCTTTGTGCTGGCCATGATTGGCTACGACATGGGCCTGATTGGCGAGCAGGCCCGAGCCGTGCTGCTGGGCACAACCGTTGTCACCCTGGTGCTGACGCCGCTTTGGATGAGTTTGGCTCCTGGGGTGGCCGATGCGCTGACCGCTATGCCAGGGGTGGGCCAGTACCTGAAACGCTTTGAAGGCCCGCAGCAGCTTTCGGTGCCGGATGGCATTCGAGATCACGTGATTGTGGCTGGATATGGTCGGGTCGGTCGAGTGCTGGTAAACCTGCTGCTCAAACGGGGCTACTCGGTGCTGGTCGTTGATAACAGTGAGGCTTCTCTGCAAGAGCTGCGTCAGCATAAGATTCCCTTTGTCTTTGGCGATGCCGACTCGGAGCTGGTGCTGGAGAAAACGCATCTAGAAACGGCAAAGGCGCTTGCGATCGCATTGCCTGATCCTCTTAGCACCCGCCTACTGCTGCAGCACGCCCTAACCTGCGTGCCCGGATTAGACGTGATTGCCCGTGCCCACAGCAACAAAGAAGTAGACGAACTCACCCAAATCGGAGCCAAGGAAGTCGTGCAGCCCGAGCTAGAAGCTGCTCTAGAGCTGAGCGCCCACCTGCTGACCACCTTGGGCGAGCCGCCGCAACAAATCCGAAGCACCATCGAGTGGATCCGCAACGACCGCTACCGCACCATTCGCTCCGATCAGGATTTTGGCGCAGCAGCCTCGGTAGAAAGTTCGCCAGAGCCCCCATCAAATGTCGCCGTTCCATCAGAAACCCTGGTAGAACAGGCCTTGATAG